One window of Cucurbita pepo subsp. pepo cultivar mu-cu-16 chromosome LG19, ASM280686v2, whole genome shotgun sequence genomic DNA carries:
- the LOC111782298 gene encoding membrin-11-like has protein sequence MSAMEGGGGGTLSEIYHSAKRLLLRTRDELEKLERLEYTAASGMDSPDLSSSIKRDITQIQSLCVEMDRLWRSVAAKSQRDLWKRKVEQIAEEADSMKQSLDKYFLRNQKRMMEAKERADLVGRANGDSAHILRIFDDEAQAMSSVRNSSRMLEEASATGEAILFKYSEQRDRLKRAQRKALDVLNTVGLSNSVLKLIERRHRVDNWIKYAGMILTIVVVFVFVRWLR, from the exons ATGTCGGCCatggaaggaggaggaggaggaacgCTTTCTGAGATATACCATAGTGCGAAGAGGCTTCTATTGAGGACCAGGGATGAGCTTGAGAAGCTGGAGCGTCTTGAGTACACGGCGGCCAGCGGTATGGACTCCCCCGACCTTTCCTCCTCGATCAAGAGGGACATTACTCAGATCCAGTCGCTCTGTGTTGAGATGGATAGACTCTGGCGGTCCGTGGCGGCGAAGTCTCAACGTGATTTGTGGAAAAG AAAGGTGGAACAGATTGCCGAGGAGGCTGACTCTATGAAACAGAGTTTGGACAAGTATTTTCTTAGAAACCAGAAGCGGATGATGGAAGCAAAAGAGAGGGCAGACTTGGTTGGAAGAGCT AATGGAGACTCTGCTCacattttgagaatttttgaCGATGAGGCACAAGCTATGAGTTCAGTTCGAAATTCGTCGCGGATGTTAGAGGAAGCTAGTGCGACGGGAGAAGCGATCCTTTTCAAATACTCTGAGCAGAGGGATCGCCTGAAG AGAGCACAAAGGAAGGCACTGGATGTCCTTAACACAGTGGGGCTCTCCAACTCCGTACTGAAACTGATTGAGAGACGGCACCGAGTTGACAATTGGATTAAATATGCAGGCATGATTTTAACAATCGTAGTTGTGTTCGTATTTGTTCGTTGGTTACGATGA